In the genome of Conger conger chromosome 8, fConCon1.1, whole genome shotgun sequence, one region contains:
- the LOC133134962 gene encoding ubiquitin carboxyl-terminal hydrolase isozyme L1-like isoform X1, giving the protein MDWQPLEINPEMLNKLLFKLGVGRGWQFVDIMGLEEEALSWVPSPSCAVMLLFPLTPQHEAYREKQTEAMGDSHKPESEVYFIKQTVGNSCGTLGLLHAVANNAHILEFEAGSVIKKFLDDTASMSADDRAKWLETNQEIQAAHEEVAAEGQCQVDPDKVNFHFITFISVVGQLYELDGRLDYPVNHGSTTVDNFIKDAAGICCQFMEREKDEVRFSAVALCRT; this is encoded by the exons ATGGACTGGCAGCCTTTGGAAATTAACCCTGAG ATGCTGAACAAA CTGCTCTTTAAGTTGGGTGTAGGTAGAGGTTGGCAGTTTGTTGACATCATGGGACTGGAAGAGGAGGCTTTGTCCTGGGTGCCTTCACCCTCCTGTGCTGTCATGTTGCTTTTCCCACTCACACCGCAG CACGAGGcttacagagagaaacagacagaggcGATGGGTGACAGCCACAAGCCGGAATCTGAGGTTTACTTCATCAAGCAGACcgtggggaactcctgtgggaCGCTTGGCCTGCTGCACGCCGTGGCCAACAACGCACACATACTGGAGTTTG AGGCTGGTTCTGTAATTAAGAAGTTTCTGGATGATACGGCCAGCATGTCTGCAGATGACCGAGCCAAGTGGTTGGAGACAAACCAG GAAATCCAAGCAGCCCATGAAGAGGTGGCTGCAGAGGGACAGTGCCAG GTGGACCCAGACAAAGTTAACTTTCACTTTATCACTTTCATCAGTGTGGTTGGACAGCTTTATGAACTGG ATGGCAGACTGGATTACCCTGTGAATCATGGGTCTACAACAGTGGATAACTTCATAAAG GATGCCGCTGGGATCTGCTGTCAGTTTATGGAGCGGGAAAAGGACGAGGTTCGCTTCTCTGCAGTGGCTTTGTGCAGAACCTGA
- the LOC133134962 gene encoding ubiquitin carboxyl-terminal hydrolase isozyme L1-like isoform X2 — MDWQPLEINPELLFKLGVGRGWQFVDIMGLEEEALSWVPSPSCAVMLLFPLTPQHEAYREKQTEAMGDSHKPESEVYFIKQTVGNSCGTLGLLHAVANNAHILEFEAGSVIKKFLDDTASMSADDRAKWLETNQEIQAAHEEVAAEGQCQVDPDKVNFHFITFISVVGQLYELDGRLDYPVNHGSTTVDNFIKDAAGICCQFMEREKDEVRFSAVALCRT; from the exons ATGGACTGGCAGCCTTTGGAAATTAACCCTGAG CTGCTCTTTAAGTTGGGTGTAGGTAGAGGTTGGCAGTTTGTTGACATCATGGGACTGGAAGAGGAGGCTTTGTCCTGGGTGCCTTCACCCTCCTGTGCTGTCATGTTGCTTTTCCCACTCACACCGCAG CACGAGGcttacagagagaaacagacagaggcGATGGGTGACAGCCACAAGCCGGAATCTGAGGTTTACTTCATCAAGCAGACcgtggggaactcctgtgggaCGCTTGGCCTGCTGCACGCCGTGGCCAACAACGCACACATACTGGAGTTTG AGGCTGGTTCTGTAATTAAGAAGTTTCTGGATGATACGGCCAGCATGTCTGCAGATGACCGAGCCAAGTGGTTGGAGACAAACCAG GAAATCCAAGCAGCCCATGAAGAGGTGGCTGCAGAGGGACAGTGCCAG GTGGACCCAGACAAAGTTAACTTTCACTTTATCACTTTCATCAGTGTGGTTGGACAGCTTTATGAACTGG ATGGCAGACTGGATTACCCTGTGAATCATGGGTCTACAACAGTGGATAACTTCATAAAG GATGCCGCTGGGATCTGCTGTCAGTTTATGGAGCGGGAAAAGGACGAGGTTCGCTTCTCTGCAGTGGCTTTGTGCAGAACCTGA
- the LOC133134962 gene encoding ubiquitin carboxyl-terminal hydrolase isozyme L1-like isoform X3, with protein sequence MGLEEEALSWVPSPSCAVMLLFPLTPQHEAYREKQTEAMGDSHKPESEVYFIKQTVGNSCGTLGLLHAVANNAHILEFEAGSVIKKFLDDTASMSADDRAKWLETNQEIQAAHEEVAAEGQCQVDPDKVNFHFITFISVVGQLYELDGRLDYPVNHGSTTVDNFIKDAAGICCQFMEREKDEVRFSAVALCRT encoded by the exons ATGGGACTGGAAGAGGAGGCTTTGTCCTGGGTGCCTTCACCCTCCTGTGCTGTCATGTTGCTTTTCCCACTCACACCGCAG CACGAGGcttacagagagaaacagacagaggcGATGGGTGACAGCCACAAGCCGGAATCTGAGGTTTACTTCATCAAGCAGACcgtggggaactcctgtgggaCGCTTGGCCTGCTGCACGCCGTGGCCAACAACGCACACATACTGGAGTTTG AGGCTGGTTCTGTAATTAAGAAGTTTCTGGATGATACGGCCAGCATGTCTGCAGATGACCGAGCCAAGTGGTTGGAGACAAACCAG GAAATCCAAGCAGCCCATGAAGAGGTGGCTGCAGAGGGACAGTGCCAG GTGGACCCAGACAAAGTTAACTTTCACTTTATCACTTTCATCAGTGTGGTTGGACAGCTTTATGAACTGG ATGGCAGACTGGATTACCCTGTGAATCATGGGTCTACAACAGTGGATAACTTCATAAAG GATGCCGCTGGGATCTGCTGTCAGTTTATGGAGCGGGAAAAGGACGAGGTTCGCTTCTCTGCAGTGGCTTTGTGCAGAACCTGA